In a genomic window of bacterium:
- the lexA gene encoding repressor LexA has protein sequence MKEITDNQKVILEIVAEFIDDEGYPPTIRDIAGAYQCSVKGAYDHVLALEKKGYLVRDKMRSRGILLTDKADVALGRIGRGAVPLYGAIAAGEAIFADDNVLGTLNYPTSLPEGGEFFALQVKGDSMMGAGIFDGDTVVIRKQPKVLSGEIAACLIEDEATLKQVIYKEGKVILRSHNPKYRDRELKEKELRVLGKLHALFRQY, from the coding sequence ATGAAAGAAATCACCGACAACCAGAAAGTGATACTCGAAATCGTCGCCGAATTCATAGACGACGAGGGCTACCCCCCCACCATCCGCGACATCGCGGGCGCATACCAGTGCAGCGTGAAAGGCGCTTACGACCACGTTTTGGCGCTGGAAAAAAAAGGATACTTGGTGCGGGACAAGATGCGCAGCCGCGGCATCCTCTTGACAGACAAGGCAGACGTCGCGCTTGGCCGGATCGGGCGCGGCGCCGTGCCGCTGTACGGCGCGATCGCCGCGGGCGAGGCCATCTTCGCGGACGACAACGTGCTGGGAACGCTCAACTACCCGACGAGCCTTCCGGAGGGGGGGGAGTTCTTCGCCCTGCAGGTGAAGGGGGACTCGATGATGGGCGCGGGCATCTTCGACGGGGACACGGTCGTCATCCGCAAGCAGCCCAAGGTGCTCTCCGGCGAAATCGCCGCGTGCCTTATCGAAGACGAAGCGACGCTCAAGCAGGTGATATATAAAGAGGGCAAGGTCATCCTGCGCTCGCACAACCCCAAGTACCGCGACCGGGAGCTCAAGGAAAAGGAGCTGCGCGTCCTCGGCAAGCTCCACGCGCTGTTCAGACAGTATTAG